From the genome of Pseudomonadota bacterium, one region includes:
- a CDS encoding FAD-binding oxidoreductase, whose amino-acid sequence MTDEQTNFDVVVIGGGVVGSAAAFYLARRGATVALLERGKVGGGTSSRSFTWINATSKVADEAYHRLNADGCVRYAALVEEYGAATIGWHQTGMLQCARRSNESDYAAMREQAAYLTEYGYPHQLVSGAVLAALEPDIRFDEDTEAIYATSDAWLDAPTFTGFLADRLRAMGSMVAERCAAEALAVDDDGTITGVTTEKGSFDAPKVLVAAGPDTPEVLADLTGFGAFAARFPMNRVPGLLMTTPATNRTRLLRRIVHVDSGADLLHIRPAAQGGVRLGAEDTDGLVSETSSRAVVDAAADKLLSRAKDRLPAIVGDVDRGACDVAVGVRPYPSDGNTIAGGLPGSPGLYLIATHSGVTLAPVLGALMADVVIDGVRPAMLEPFSLDRFPGFG is encoded by the coding sequence GTGACCGACGAACAGACAAATTTCGACGTCGTCGTTATAGGCGGCGGGGTCGTCGGCTCTGCGGCGGCGTTCTATCTGGCGCGACGCGGCGCGACCGTCGCGTTGCTCGAGCGCGGCAAAGTTGGCGGCGGCACGTCCAGTCGATCCTTCACCTGGATCAACGCAACGTCGAAGGTCGCCGACGAGGCGTACCACCGGCTCAATGCCGACGGCTGCGTGCGTTATGCGGCCTTGGTCGAGGAGTACGGCGCAGCGACCATCGGATGGCATCAAACGGGCATGCTGCAGTGCGCGCGCCGCAGCAACGAAAGCGATTATGCCGCCATGCGTGAGCAGGCGGCCTATCTCACTGAGTACGGCTATCCGCATCAACTGGTCTCGGGGGCGGTGTTGGCCGCGCTTGAACCGGACATCCGGTTCGACGAGGACACCGAAGCAATCTACGCGACGTCCGATGCGTGGCTCGATGCGCCGACGTTTACGGGTTTCCTGGCCGACAGGCTGCGCGCCATGGGATCGATGGTCGCCGAACGCTGTGCGGCCGAGGCCTTAGCGGTGGACGACGACGGCACGATCACCGGCGTGACCACCGAGAAGGGCTCGTTCGACGCCCCCAAGGTGCTTGTGGCCGCCGGCCCGGATACGCCCGAGGTCCTCGCGGACTTGACCGGCTTCGGTGCTTTTGCCGCGCGCTTCCCAATGAACCGCGTGCCCGGTCTCCTGATGACGACGCCGGCGACGAACCGGACGCGACTGCTGCGCCGCATTGTTCATGTCGACAGCGGCGCCGATCTTCTGCACATACGACCGGCCGCCCAGGGCGGCGTCCGGCTGGGCGCCGAAGACACCGACGGCCTGGTGAGCGAGACGTCGTCTCGCGCGGTCGTCGACGCGGCCGCCGACAAGCTGTTGTCTCGCGCCAAGGACCGTCTGCCCGCCATCGTCGGCGATGTCGATCGCGGTGCCTGCGACGTCGCGGTTGGTGTGCGTCCCTATCCCTCGGATGGCAACACGATTGCTGGCGGTCTGCCGGGCTCGCCGGGGCTCTACCTGATTGCTACCCATAGCGGTGTCACGCTGGCGCCGGTATTGGGTGCGCTGATGGCCGACGTCGTCATCGACGGCGTTCGTCCAGCCATGCTTGAACCCTTTTCGCTCGACCGGTTTCCGGGTTTCGGCTGA